Proteins encoded by one window of Bubalus bubalis isolate 160015118507 breed Murrah chromosome 4, NDDB_SH_1, whole genome shotgun sequence:
- the TMCC3 gene encoding transmembrane and coiled-coil domain protein 3 isoform X4 has product MRRVERHDMNTLSLPLNIRRGGSDTNLNFDVPDGILDFHKVKLNADSLRQKILKVTEQIKIEQTSRDGNVAEYLKLVNSADKQQAGRIKQVFEKKNQKSAHSIAQLQKKLDQYHRKLRELEQNGALRSAKDTAKDQLKDIPPSLKDAQAKSRTAPHSLESSKSGMPGVSLTPPVFVFNKSREFANLIRNKFGSADNIAHLKNSLEEFRPETSARVYGGSATIVNKPKYGSDDECSSGTSGSADSNGNQSFAAGGSGALDSQGKLTAILEELREIKDTQAQLAEDIEALKVQFKREYGFISQTLQEERYRYERLEDQLHDLTDLHQHETANLKQELASIEEKVAYQAYERSRDIQEALESCQTRISKLELHQQEQQALQTDTVNAKVLLGKCINVILAFMTVILVCVSTIAKFISPMMKSRFHILGTFFAVTLFAIFCKNWDHILCAIERIIIPR; this is encoded by the exons GTAGAACGCCATGACATGAATACCCTAAGCCTGCCCCTGAACATCCGCAGAGGCGGGTCGGACACCAACCTCAACTTTGATGTACCGGATGGCATCCTGGACTTCCACAAGGTCAAACTCAATGCGGACAGCCTGAGACAGAAAatcctcaaggtcacagagcagatAAAAATCGAGCAAACGTCCCGTGATGGAAACGTGGCAGAGTATCTGAAGCTGGTCAACAGCGCGGACAAGCAGCAGGCTGGCCGCATCAAGCAGGTGTTCGAGAAGAAGAACCAGAAGTCGGCTCACTCCATCGCCCAGCTGCAGAAGAAGTTAGATCAGTACCACCGGAAGCTCCGGGAGCTCGAGCAGAACGGGGCCCTCCGGAGCGCCAAGGACACTGCCAAGGACCAGCTGAAGGACATCCCGCCCTCTCTGAAGGATGCCCAGGCCAAGTCCCGCACTGCCCCCCACAGCCTGGAGAGCAGCAAGTCGGGCATGCCGGGGGTGTCCCTCACCCCGCCCGTGTTTGTCTTCAACAAGTCCAGAGAGTTCGCCAACTTGATCCGGAATAAGTTTGGCAGCGCTGACAACATTGCCCACCTGAAGAACTCCTTGGAGGAGTTCCGGCCCGAGACCAGCGCCAGGGTCTATGGGGGCAGCGCCACCATCGTGAACAAGCCCAAATACGGCAGCGACGACGAGTGCTCGAGTGGCACGTCCGGCTCCGCCGACAGCAATGGGAACCAGTCGTTTGCTGCTGGGGGCTCAGGCGCACTGGACAGCCAGGGCAAACTCACGGCCATCCTGGAGGAGCTCCGGGAGATCAAGGACACCCAGGCACAGCTGGCTGAGGACATCGAGGCCCTCAAGGTGCAGTTCAAGAGGGAGTATGGCTTCATCTCTCAGACACTGCAAGAGGAGAGATACAG GTACGAGCGACTGGAGGACCAGCTCCACGACCTCACGGACCTGCATCAGCACGAGACAGCCAACCTGAAGCAGGAGCTAGCCAGCATCGAGGAGAAGGTGGCCTACCAGGCCTACGAGCGCTCACGGGACATCCAG GAAGCCCTGGAGTCCTGTCAGACTCGCATCTCTAAGCTGGAGCTTCACCAGCAGGAGCAGCAAGCCCTGCAGACGGACACGGTGAACGCCAAAGTCCTGCTGGGCAAGTGCATCAATGTCATCCTCGCCTTCATGACCGTCATCTTGGTGTGCGTGTCCACCATCGCCAAGTTCATCTCGCCCATGATGAAGAGCCGCTTCCACATCCTTGGCACCTTCTTCGCTGTGACTCTCTTTGCGATATTTTGTAAAAACTGGGACCACATTCTGTGTGCCATAGAAAGGATAATAATACCAAGATGA
- the TMCC3 gene encoding transmembrane and coiled-coil domain protein 3 isoform X3, protein MGIPRDTRAVSPKSRVERHDMNTLSLPLNIRRGGSDTNLNFDVPDGILDFHKVKLNADSLRQKILKVTEQIKIEQTSRDGNVAEYLKLVNSADKQQAGRIKQVFEKKNQKSAHSIAQLQKKLDQYHRKLRELEQNGALRSAKDTAKDQLKDIPPSLKDAQAKSRTAPHSLESSKSGMPGVSLTPPVFVFNKSREFANLIRNKFGSADNIAHLKNSLEEFRPETSARVYGGSATIVNKPKYGSDDECSSGTSGSADSNGNQSFAAGGSGALDSQGKLTAILEELREIKDTQAQLAEDIEALKVQFKREYGFISQTLQEERYRYERLEDQLHDLTDLHQHETANLKQELASIEEKVAYQAYERSRDIQEALESCQTRISKLELHQQEQQALQTDTVNAKVLLGKCINVILAFMTVILVCVSTIAKFISPMMKSRFHILGTFFAVTLFAIFCKNWDHILCAIERIIIPR, encoded by the exons GTAGAACGCCATGACATGAATACCCTAAGCCTGCCCCTGAACATCCGCAGAGGCGGGTCGGACACCAACCTCAACTTTGATGTACCGGATGGCATCCTGGACTTCCACAAGGTCAAACTCAATGCGGACAGCCTGAGACAGAAAatcctcaaggtcacagagcagatAAAAATCGAGCAAACGTCCCGTGATGGAAACGTGGCAGAGTATCTGAAGCTGGTCAACAGCGCGGACAAGCAGCAGGCTGGCCGCATCAAGCAGGTGTTCGAGAAGAAGAACCAGAAGTCGGCTCACTCCATCGCCCAGCTGCAGAAGAAGTTAGATCAGTACCACCGGAAGCTCCGGGAGCTCGAGCAGAACGGGGCCCTCCGGAGCGCCAAGGACACTGCCAAGGACCAGCTGAAGGACATCCCGCCCTCTCTGAAGGATGCCCAGGCCAAGTCCCGCACTGCCCCCCACAGCCTGGAGAGCAGCAAGTCGGGCATGCCGGGGGTGTCCCTCACCCCGCCCGTGTTTGTCTTCAACAAGTCCAGAGAGTTCGCCAACTTGATCCGGAATAAGTTTGGCAGCGCTGACAACATTGCCCACCTGAAGAACTCCTTGGAGGAGTTCCGGCCCGAGACCAGCGCCAGGGTCTATGGGGGCAGCGCCACCATCGTGAACAAGCCCAAATACGGCAGCGACGACGAGTGCTCGAGTGGCACGTCCGGCTCCGCCGACAGCAATGGGAACCAGTCGTTTGCTGCTGGGGGCTCAGGCGCACTGGACAGCCAGGGCAAACTCACGGCCATCCTGGAGGAGCTCCGGGAGATCAAGGACACCCAGGCACAGCTGGCTGAGGACATCGAGGCCCTCAAGGTGCAGTTCAAGAGGGAGTATGGCTTCATCTCTCAGACACTGCAAGAGGAGAGATACAG GTACGAGCGACTGGAGGACCAGCTCCACGACCTCACGGACCTGCATCAGCACGAGACAGCCAACCTGAAGCAGGAGCTAGCCAGCATCGAGGAGAAGGTGGCCTACCAGGCCTACGAGCGCTCACGGGACATCCAG GAAGCCCTGGAGTCCTGTCAGACTCGCATCTCTAAGCTGGAGCTTCACCAGCAGGAGCAGCAAGCCCTGCAGACGGACACGGTGAACGCCAAAGTCCTGCTGGGCAAGTGCATCAATGTCATCCTCGCCTTCATGACCGTCATCTTGGTGTGCGTGTCCACCATCGCCAAGTTCATCTCGCCCATGATGAAGAGCCGCTTCCACATCCTTGGCACCTTCTTCGCTGTGACTCTCTTTGCGATATTTTGTAAAAACTGGGACCACATTCTGTGTGCCATAGAAAGGATAATAATACCAAGATGA
- the TMCC3 gene encoding transmembrane and coiled-coil domain protein 3 isoform X5 gives MNTLSLPLNIRRGGSDTNLNFDVPDGILDFHKVKLNADSLRQKILKVTEQIKIEQTSRDGNVAEYLKLVNSADKQQAGRIKQVFEKKNQKSAHSIAQLQKKLDQYHRKLRELEQNGALRSAKDTAKDQLKDIPPSLKDAQAKSRTAPHSLESSKSGMPGVSLTPPVFVFNKSREFANLIRNKFGSADNIAHLKNSLEEFRPETSARVYGGSATIVNKPKYGSDDECSSGTSGSADSNGNQSFAAGGSGALDSQGKLTAILEELREIKDTQAQLAEDIEALKVQFKREYGFISQTLQEERYRYERLEDQLHDLTDLHQHETANLKQELASIEEKVAYQAYERSRDIQEALESCQTRISKLELHQQEQQALQTDTVNAKVLLGKCINVILAFMTVILVCVSTIAKFISPMMKSRFHILGTFFAVTLFAIFCKNWDHILCAIERIIIPR, from the exons ATGAATACCCTAAGCCTGCCCCTGAACATCCGCAGAGGCGGGTCGGACACCAACCTCAACTTTGATGTACCGGATGGCATCCTGGACTTCCACAAGGTCAAACTCAATGCGGACAGCCTGAGACAGAAAatcctcaaggtcacagagcagatAAAAATCGAGCAAACGTCCCGTGATGGAAACGTGGCAGAGTATCTGAAGCTGGTCAACAGCGCGGACAAGCAGCAGGCTGGCCGCATCAAGCAGGTGTTCGAGAAGAAGAACCAGAAGTCGGCTCACTCCATCGCCCAGCTGCAGAAGAAGTTAGATCAGTACCACCGGAAGCTCCGGGAGCTCGAGCAGAACGGGGCCCTCCGGAGCGCCAAGGACACTGCCAAGGACCAGCTGAAGGACATCCCGCCCTCTCTGAAGGATGCCCAGGCCAAGTCCCGCACTGCCCCCCACAGCCTGGAGAGCAGCAAGTCGGGCATGCCGGGGGTGTCCCTCACCCCGCCCGTGTTTGTCTTCAACAAGTCCAGAGAGTTCGCCAACTTGATCCGGAATAAGTTTGGCAGCGCTGACAACATTGCCCACCTGAAGAACTCCTTGGAGGAGTTCCGGCCCGAGACCAGCGCCAGGGTCTATGGGGGCAGCGCCACCATCGTGAACAAGCCCAAATACGGCAGCGACGACGAGTGCTCGAGTGGCACGTCCGGCTCCGCCGACAGCAATGGGAACCAGTCGTTTGCTGCTGGGGGCTCAGGCGCACTGGACAGCCAGGGCAAACTCACGGCCATCCTGGAGGAGCTCCGGGAGATCAAGGACACCCAGGCACAGCTGGCTGAGGACATCGAGGCCCTCAAGGTGCAGTTCAAGAGGGAGTATGGCTTCATCTCTCAGACACTGCAAGAGGAGAGATACAG GTACGAGCGACTGGAGGACCAGCTCCACGACCTCACGGACCTGCATCAGCACGAGACAGCCAACCTGAAGCAGGAGCTAGCCAGCATCGAGGAGAAGGTGGCCTACCAGGCCTACGAGCGCTCACGGGACATCCAG GAAGCCCTGGAGTCCTGTCAGACTCGCATCTCTAAGCTGGAGCTTCACCAGCAGGAGCAGCAAGCCCTGCAGACGGACACGGTGAACGCCAAAGTCCTGCTGGGCAAGTGCATCAATGTCATCCTCGCCTTCATGACCGTCATCTTGGTGTGCGTGTCCACCATCGCCAAGTTCATCTCGCCCATGATGAAGAGCCGCTTCCACATCCTTGGCACCTTCTTCGCTGTGACTCTCTTTGCGATATTTTGTAAAAACTGGGACCACATTCTGTGTGCCATAGAAAGGATAATAATACCAAGATGA
- the TMCC3 gene encoding transmembrane and coiled-coil domain protein 3 isoform X1: MPGSDTALTVDRTYSDPGRHHHCKRRVERHDMNTLSLPLNIRRGGSDTNLNFDVPDGILDFHKVKLNADSLRQKILKVTEQIKIEQTSRDGNVAEYLKLVNSADKQQAGRIKQVFEKKNQKSAHSIAQLQKKLDQYHRKLRELEQNGALRSAKDTAKDQLKDIPPSLKDAQAKSRTAPHSLESSKSGMPGVSLTPPVFVFNKSREFANLIRNKFGSADNIAHLKNSLEEFRPETSARVYGGSATIVNKPKYGSDDECSSGTSGSADSNGNQSFAAGGSGALDSQGKLTAILEELREIKDTQAQLAEDIEALKVQFKREYGFISQTLQEERYRYERLEDQLHDLTDLHQHETANLKQELASIEEKVAYQAYERSRDIQEALESCQTRISKLELHQQEQQALQTDTVNAKVLLGKCINVILAFMTVILVCVSTIAKFISPMMKSRFHILGTFFAVTLFAIFCKNWDHILCAIERIIIPR, from the exons GTAGAACGCCATGACATGAATACCCTAAGCCTGCCCCTGAACATCCGCAGAGGCGGGTCGGACACCAACCTCAACTTTGATGTACCGGATGGCATCCTGGACTTCCACAAGGTCAAACTCAATGCGGACAGCCTGAGACAGAAAatcctcaaggtcacagagcagatAAAAATCGAGCAAACGTCCCGTGATGGAAACGTGGCAGAGTATCTGAAGCTGGTCAACAGCGCGGACAAGCAGCAGGCTGGCCGCATCAAGCAGGTGTTCGAGAAGAAGAACCAGAAGTCGGCTCACTCCATCGCCCAGCTGCAGAAGAAGTTAGATCAGTACCACCGGAAGCTCCGGGAGCTCGAGCAGAACGGGGCCCTCCGGAGCGCCAAGGACACTGCCAAGGACCAGCTGAAGGACATCCCGCCCTCTCTGAAGGATGCCCAGGCCAAGTCCCGCACTGCCCCCCACAGCCTGGAGAGCAGCAAGTCGGGCATGCCGGGGGTGTCCCTCACCCCGCCCGTGTTTGTCTTCAACAAGTCCAGAGAGTTCGCCAACTTGATCCGGAATAAGTTTGGCAGCGCTGACAACATTGCCCACCTGAAGAACTCCTTGGAGGAGTTCCGGCCCGAGACCAGCGCCAGGGTCTATGGGGGCAGCGCCACCATCGTGAACAAGCCCAAATACGGCAGCGACGACGAGTGCTCGAGTGGCACGTCCGGCTCCGCCGACAGCAATGGGAACCAGTCGTTTGCTGCTGGGGGCTCAGGCGCACTGGACAGCCAGGGCAAACTCACGGCCATCCTGGAGGAGCTCCGGGAGATCAAGGACACCCAGGCACAGCTGGCTGAGGACATCGAGGCCCTCAAGGTGCAGTTCAAGAGGGAGTATGGCTTCATCTCTCAGACACTGCAAGAGGAGAGATACAG GTACGAGCGACTGGAGGACCAGCTCCACGACCTCACGGACCTGCATCAGCACGAGACAGCCAACCTGAAGCAGGAGCTAGCCAGCATCGAGGAGAAGGTGGCCTACCAGGCCTACGAGCGCTCACGGGACATCCAG GAAGCCCTGGAGTCCTGTCAGACTCGCATCTCTAAGCTGGAGCTTCACCAGCAGGAGCAGCAAGCCCTGCAGACGGACACGGTGAACGCCAAAGTCCTGCTGGGCAAGTGCATCAATGTCATCCTCGCCTTCATGACCGTCATCTTGGTGTGCGTGTCCACCATCGCCAAGTTCATCTCGCCCATGATGAAGAGCCGCTTCCACATCCTTGGCACCTTCTTCGCTGTGACTCTCTTTGCGATATTTTGTAAAAACTGGGACCACATTCTGTGTGCCATAGAAAGGATAATAATACCAAGATGA
- the TMCC3 gene encoding transmembrane and coiled-coil domain protein 3 isoform X2: protein MLICQRKQPGSLTAKSCVERGGQEVERHDMNTLSLPLNIRRGGSDTNLNFDVPDGILDFHKVKLNADSLRQKILKVTEQIKIEQTSRDGNVAEYLKLVNSADKQQAGRIKQVFEKKNQKSAHSIAQLQKKLDQYHRKLRELEQNGALRSAKDTAKDQLKDIPPSLKDAQAKSRTAPHSLESSKSGMPGVSLTPPVFVFNKSREFANLIRNKFGSADNIAHLKNSLEEFRPETSARVYGGSATIVNKPKYGSDDECSSGTSGSADSNGNQSFAAGGSGALDSQGKLTAILEELREIKDTQAQLAEDIEALKVQFKREYGFISQTLQEERYRYERLEDQLHDLTDLHQHETANLKQELASIEEKVAYQAYERSRDIQEALESCQTRISKLELHQQEQQALQTDTVNAKVLLGKCINVILAFMTVILVCVSTIAKFISPMMKSRFHILGTFFAVTLFAIFCKNWDHILCAIERIIIPR from the exons ATGCTCATCTGCCAAAGAAAGCAACCAGGATCTCTTACAGCCAAGTCGTGTGTGGAGAGAGGGGGCCAAGAA GTAGAACGCCATGACATGAATACCCTAAGCCTGCCCCTGAACATCCGCAGAGGCGGGTCGGACACCAACCTCAACTTTGATGTACCGGATGGCATCCTGGACTTCCACAAGGTCAAACTCAATGCGGACAGCCTGAGACAGAAAatcctcaaggtcacagagcagatAAAAATCGAGCAAACGTCCCGTGATGGAAACGTGGCAGAGTATCTGAAGCTGGTCAACAGCGCGGACAAGCAGCAGGCTGGCCGCATCAAGCAGGTGTTCGAGAAGAAGAACCAGAAGTCGGCTCACTCCATCGCCCAGCTGCAGAAGAAGTTAGATCAGTACCACCGGAAGCTCCGGGAGCTCGAGCAGAACGGGGCCCTCCGGAGCGCCAAGGACACTGCCAAGGACCAGCTGAAGGACATCCCGCCCTCTCTGAAGGATGCCCAGGCCAAGTCCCGCACTGCCCCCCACAGCCTGGAGAGCAGCAAGTCGGGCATGCCGGGGGTGTCCCTCACCCCGCCCGTGTTTGTCTTCAACAAGTCCAGAGAGTTCGCCAACTTGATCCGGAATAAGTTTGGCAGCGCTGACAACATTGCCCACCTGAAGAACTCCTTGGAGGAGTTCCGGCCCGAGACCAGCGCCAGGGTCTATGGGGGCAGCGCCACCATCGTGAACAAGCCCAAATACGGCAGCGACGACGAGTGCTCGAGTGGCACGTCCGGCTCCGCCGACAGCAATGGGAACCAGTCGTTTGCTGCTGGGGGCTCAGGCGCACTGGACAGCCAGGGCAAACTCACGGCCATCCTGGAGGAGCTCCGGGAGATCAAGGACACCCAGGCACAGCTGGCTGAGGACATCGAGGCCCTCAAGGTGCAGTTCAAGAGGGAGTATGGCTTCATCTCTCAGACACTGCAAGAGGAGAGATACAG GTACGAGCGACTGGAGGACCAGCTCCACGACCTCACGGACCTGCATCAGCACGAGACAGCCAACCTGAAGCAGGAGCTAGCCAGCATCGAGGAGAAGGTGGCCTACCAGGCCTACGAGCGCTCACGGGACATCCAG GAAGCCCTGGAGTCCTGTCAGACTCGCATCTCTAAGCTGGAGCTTCACCAGCAGGAGCAGCAAGCCCTGCAGACGGACACGGTGAACGCCAAAGTCCTGCTGGGCAAGTGCATCAATGTCATCCTCGCCTTCATGACCGTCATCTTGGTGTGCGTGTCCACCATCGCCAAGTTCATCTCGCCCATGATGAAGAGCCGCTTCCACATCCTTGGCACCTTCTTCGCTGTGACTCTCTTTGCGATATTTTGTAAAAACTGGGACCACATTCTGTGTGCCATAGAAAGGATAATAATACCAAGATGA